The following proteins are encoded in a genomic region of Labeo rohita strain BAU-BD-2019 chromosome 5, IGBB_LRoh.1.0, whole genome shotgun sequence:
- the LOC127164944 gene encoding protein HIRA: protein MKLLKPSWVNHNGKPIFSVDIHPDGTKFATGGQGEDSGKVVIWNMAPVLREEDEKNENIPKLLCQMDNHLACVNCVRWSNNGLYLASGGDDKLVMVWKRAAFIGPSTVFGSSSKLANVEQWRCVTILRNHTGDVMDVAWSPHDVWLASCSVDNTIVIWNARKFPEIVMTLKGHTGLVKGLTWDPVGKYIASQADDHSLKVWRTMDWQLETNITKPFSECGGTTHVLRLSWSPDGQYLVSAHAMNNSGPTAQIIERDGWKTNMDFVGHRKAVTVVKFNPKIFKKKQKNGSTPKPSCPYCCCAVGSKDRSLSVWLTSLKRPLVVIHDLFDKSIMDITWTLNGLGLLVCSMDGTVAFLDFSQDELGDPLNEEEKNAIHQNIYGKSLAITMESQLSSTIIENPEMLKYQQERQGNQNPNGAQGSGPENQTPKLTNVLNGESLEDIRKNLLKKQVETRTADGRRRITPLCIAQLDTGDFSPALFNSVPILPGSSASTQLTSQISSDSSTANSLGLRPSHDPTTTSPSKTVEENKDSGTAAVNSIGMKSNLLLTSASKIEPMKALDSRFTERSKATPGVSSVPLTITPLDRVKDNSSAKEPKGKDETSSDSEDKIMVKSLSMAKRKGEMEGAEVVEKRKKGRPRKDAKMMMPISQPFPQTPVSAEKEPSRLTTPVAVLKLPTPSIQKSFSTQVSTDAVTYLEVENEVSVVSGARLSQLKWSREGREWDTLLPSRIIVATGSSDVVAVACEDRTLSVFTTCGRRLIPSIMLPAPMSALHCSGHFVMALTASATLSVWDVQKQTALVKNESLNPILSGTDATVSHSFLTQQGVAVVSLSNGKTYCFNSSLETWNLIADKQDSLVQCADFRSCVSSQDALGSTGPLALTQGRNLSAGRLASRLSSTPHHFQQGITLAFLENQLSAALILLSASEYRHWLLIYARFLVNEGYEQRLRELCQDLLGPVHKSSSSSWEPTVLGLRKRDLLTEVLPVIGQNLRFQRLFTEYQDQLELLRLK, encoded by the exons ATGAAGCTCTTGAAGCCGAGTTGGGTCAATCACAATG gtaAACCAATATTCTCAGTTGACATCCATCCGGATGGAACTAAGTTTGCTACAGGTGGCCAAG GTGAGGACTCTGGGAAAGTGGTCATTTGGAATATGGCGCCAGTTCTTCGAGAGGAAGATGAGAAGAACGAAAATATTCCCAAATTGCTTTGTCAGATGGACAATCACTTAG CATGTGTGAACTGCGTGCGCTGGTCAAATAATGGCTTATACCTGGCGTCAGGAGGAGACGACAAACTGGTCATGGTGTGGAAGAGAGCTGC ttttataGGTCCAAGCACAGTGTTTGGTTCCAGCAGTAAACTGGCTAATGTGGAACAGTGGAGGTGCGTCACGATTCTGAGGAACCACACTGGAG ATGTAATGGATGTCGCCTGGTCCCCTCATGATGTCTGGCTCGCGTCCTGCAGTGTGGATAACACCATCGTTATATGGAACGCTCGAAAATTTCCAG AGATTGTGATGACTTTAAAGGGACACACAGGGCTGGTGAAAGGCCTGACATGGGACCCTGTTGGAAAGTACATCGCTTCCCAGGCAGATGACCATAGCCTGAAGGTCTGGAGGACCATGGACTGGCAGCTGGAGACAAACATTACTAAACCCTTCAGTGAA TGTGGCGGCACAACACACGTCCTAAGGCTGAGCTGGTCTCCAGATGGTCAGTACCTAGTTTCAGCTCACGCCATGAATAATTCTGGGCCAACAGCTCAGATCATCGAACGTGACGGCTGGAAAACAAACATGGACTTTGTGGGTCATCGAAAAGCTGTTACTGTGGTG AAGTTCAATCCTAAGATTTTTAAGAAGAAACAGAAGAATGGCAGTACGCCCAAACCTAGCTGCCCATATTGCTGCTGTGCTGTGGGTAGTAAGGACCGCTCACTCTCTGTATGG CTCACCTCACTCAAGCGTCCACTGGTGGTCATCCATGACCTCTTTGATAAGTCCATTATGGATATTACATG GACACTCAATGGGCTGGGACTCCTGGTGTGCTCCATGGATGGAACTGTGGCTTTTCTGGACTTCTCACAGGATGAACTGGGAGATCCTCTGAATGAAGAGGAAAAG AATGCTATTCATCAGAATATCTATGGAAAGAGTCTGGCCATTACTATGGAATCCCAACTTTCCAGCACTATTATTGAGAACCCAGAAATGCTCAAGTATCAGCAGGAACGGCAGGGGAACCAGAACCCCAACGGAGCCCAGGGAAGCGGTCCTGAGAACCAGACACCCAAACTCACCAATGTGCTCAACGGAGAGTCCTTGGAGGACATCAGGAAG AACCTCTTAAAGAAGCAGGTGGAGACCAGAACCGCAGATGGGAGGAGAAGAATCACACCTCTCTGCATCGCACAGCTCGACACGGG GGACTTCTCACCAGCTTTGTTCAACAGCGTTCCAATCTTGCCGGGGTCATCCGCATCAACTCAGCTCACCTCTCAGATCTCTTCGGATTCCAGTACAGCCAACTCACTTGGCTTGCGACCCTCACACGACCCCACCACCACCTCTCCCAGCAAAACTGTGGAGGAGAACAAGGACAG TGGAACTGCAGCTGTGAACTCGATCGGTATGAAATCAAATCTGCTGTTGACATCTGCTTCCAAGATCGAGCCCATGAAAGCACTAGATTCGCGATTTACTGAAAGGTCAAAAGCCACACCAGGGGTTTCTAGTGTACCACTCACTATCACCCCACTTGACAG GGTAAAAGACAACAGCTCTGCAAAGGAGCCGAAAGGAAAAGATGAAACCAGCAGTGACAGTGAGGACAAAATCATGGTGAAATCACTCTCTATGGCTAAGAGGAAGGGAGAGATGGAGGGAGCGGAGGTAGTAGAGAAGAGGAAGAAGGGAAGGCCAAGGAAAGATGCCAAAATGATGATGCCCATATCACAGCCCTTCCCACAG actccAGTCTCAGCAGAGAAGGAGCCGTCTCGATTAACAACACCTGTAGCTGTGTTAAAACTTCCTACCCCATCCATACAGAAATCATTCAGCACTCAG GTGAGCACAGACGCCGTCACGTATCTGGAAGTGGAGAACGAGGTCTCTGTGGTGTCTGGAGCTCGTCTCAGTCAGCTCAAATGGAGCAGAGAGGGGAGAGAGTGGGACACGCTGCTGCCCAGTCGCATTATCGTTGCAACTGGGAGCAG CGATGTTGTTGCTGTAGCATGCGAAGACCGCACACTCTCTGTCTTCACTACATGTGGACGAAGACTGATTCCATCCATCATGCTGCCCGCCCCCATGTCAGCACTTCATTGCTCGGGACATTTTGTAATGGCGCTGACGGCATCAGCCACGCTGTCTGTCTG GGATGTTCAGAAACAGACGGCTTTGGTCAAAAATGAATCTTTGAATCCAATCTTATCAG GCACAGACGCCACAGTAAGTCACTCTTTTTTGACTCAGCAAGGTGTAGCTGTGGTGTCGTTGTCAAATGGAAAAACATACTGCTTTAACTCATCACTGGAGACCTG GAATTTGATCGCAGATAAGCAGGACTCTCTAGTACAGTGTGCAGACTTTCGCAGTTGCGTGTCCTCTCAGGATGCTCTGGGCTCCACGGGGCCACTGGCGCTTACACAGGGCCGTAATCTAAG TGCGGGTCGGTTGGCATCTCGCTTGTCATCGACTCCTCACCACTTCCAGCAGGGAATAACTCTGGCCTTCTTGGAGAACCAGCTCTCCGCCGCCCTCATCCTCCTCTCAGCAAGCGAGTACAGACACTGGCTTCTCATCTACGCACGTTTCCTTGTAAACGAGG GTTATGAGCAGAGGTTAAGAGAACTATGTCAGGATTTACTAGGACCAGTTCACAAATCCAGTAGCAGCTCCTGGGAGCCAACAGTCCTG GGATTAAGAAAGAGGGATCTTTTGACAGAGGTGTTACCTGTGATTGGTCAGAACTTGCGGTTCCAGAGACTCTTCACCGAGTACCAGGATCAGCTCGAATTGCTGCGTTTGAAATAG